A single region of the Streptomyces sp. NBC_01262 genome encodes:
- a CDS encoding glycoside hydrolase family 36 protein produces the protein MRTWGDITLHFPTADPSTGAPGLELLPSAFAHRAQPPRTRIDEPAARHHPDTGPARSVEPLASAARAGDPLHEPFGGARTLRRSATEAALRLRSQQADDNDHTVTTELATGDGLALVHRVTRHEGFVRIRTTAVNEGDRPLTLDLLTSFTLTGITPFAADDAPAPGRLVVHRIRSAWSAEARLVSDTVERLGLERPYVNIGTVAERFGCAGSMPAAGWMPFVAVEDTEAGVIWGAQLAAGGPWQLELIRGRDGLAISGGPADRDLGGGRIVLGPGESYEAPEAVVSVVQGGLDELCARLTSAQSGHPRPGLERGLPIQFNEYATTWGNPTHNRVLALADRLQGTGVRYFTVDCGWFTEPGADWGRSHGDWEPSTARFPGGLAATARALRERGFVPGLWWEPETTGELSKAYADPEPHVHRDGAPVHVSARRFLDLRRPEVTGPLLERMAAVLKDFGYLKIDYNANLVAEGEVVRELTAASQDFIRALSARLPHLVIENCSGGGHRISPAYAALTAVTSGSDAFEAREAPVIAANLQRVLLPRQSLVWATVRADDTESDLVYKLAAGFLGRLCLSGDPDLLDEPAWRLVTEALTLYQRAAPVIDAGVSHHSGTRPADAMRNPTGWQSVLRVSADGTQALVVLHAFADPGGSPTVDLPLGHWTVSGALGSPLSVAGTRLRWQSPQPWTGAVALLSC, from the coding sequence ATGCGCACATGGGGCGACATCACCCTCCACTTTCCGACCGCCGACCCGAGCACCGGCGCGCCCGGCCTCGAGCTCCTCCCCAGCGCCTTCGCGCACCGCGCGCAACCGCCCCGGACCCGCATCGACGAGCCCGCCGCCCGCCACCACCCCGACACCGGCCCCGCCCGGAGCGTCGAGCCGCTGGCATCCGCGGCCCGCGCGGGCGACCCGCTGCACGAGCCGTTCGGCGGGGCCCGGACGCTGCGCAGGAGCGCCACCGAGGCGGCGCTGCGCCTGCGCTCGCAGCAGGCGGACGACAACGACCACACCGTCACCACCGAGCTCGCCACCGGGGACGGGCTCGCGCTGGTCCACCGCGTCACCCGGCACGAAGGCTTCGTACGCATCCGTACGACCGCCGTGAACGAGGGCGACCGGCCGCTCACCCTCGACCTGCTCACGTCCTTCACCCTCACCGGCATCACCCCCTTCGCGGCCGACGACGCGCCCGCCCCCGGCCGCCTGGTCGTCCACCGCATCCGCTCCGCGTGGAGCGCGGAGGCCCGCCTGGTGTCGGACACCGTCGAGCGGCTCGGGCTGGAGCGGCCGTACGTCAACATCGGCACGGTCGCCGAGCGCTTCGGGTGCGCCGGGAGCATGCCGGCGGCCGGCTGGATGCCGTTCGTGGCGGTGGAGGACACCGAGGCGGGGGTGATCTGGGGCGCGCAGCTCGCGGCGGGCGGGCCCTGGCAGCTGGAGCTGATCCGGGGGCGGGACGGGCTGGCCATCAGCGGCGGACCGGCGGACCGCGACCTCGGCGGCGGGCGCATCGTGCTCGGGCCCGGCGAGTCGTACGAGGCCCCGGAGGCCGTGGTGTCCGTCGTCCAGGGCGGACTGGACGAGCTGTGCGCCCGCCTCACCTCCGCCCAGTCCGGCCACCCGCGCCCGGGCCTGGAACGCGGGCTGCCCATCCAGTTCAACGAGTACGCCACCACCTGGGGCAATCCCACCCACAACCGGGTCCTCGCCCTGGCCGACCGCCTCCAGGGCACCGGCGTGCGCTACTTCACCGTCGACTGCGGCTGGTTCACCGAGCCCGGCGCCGACTGGGGCCGCAGTCACGGCGACTGGGAGCCCAGCACCGCCCGCTTCCCCGGCGGGCTGGCGGCCACGGCCCGCGCGCTGCGCGAGCGGGGCTTCGTACCGGGGCTGTGGTGGGAGCCGGAGACGACCGGCGAGCTGTCGAAGGCGTACGCGGACCCGGAGCCGCATGTGCACCGCGACGGGGCCCCGGTCCATGTCTCCGCGCGCCGCTTCCTGGACCTGCGACGGCCCGAGGTCACCGGACCGCTGCTGGAGCGGATGGCCGCCGTCCTCAAGGACTTCGGCTACCTGAAGATCGACTACAACGCGAACCTCGTCGCCGAGGGCGAGGTGGTCCGTGAACTCACCGCCGCCTCCCAGGATTTCATCCGCGCCCTGTCCGCCCGCCTCCCGCACCTGGTGATCGAGAACTGCTCCGGCGGCGGCCACCGCATCTCCCCCGCCTACGCCGCCCTCACCGCCGTCACCTCCGGCTCCGACGCCTTCGAGGCCCGCGAAGCCCCGGTCATCGCGGCCAATCTGCAGCGCGTACTGCTCCCCCGCCAGTCCCTGGTCTGGGCCACCGTCCGCGCCGACGACACCGAGTCCGACCTCGTCTACAAGCTCGCCGCCGGCTTCCTGGGCCGCCTGTGCCTGTCCGGCGACCCGGATCTCCTCGACGAACCCGCTTGGCGGCTCGTCACCGAGGCCCTGACCCTGTACCAGCGCGCCGCCCCCGTCATCGACGCCGGTGTCTCCCACCACAGCGGTACGCGCCCGGCCGACGCCATGCGCAACCCCACCGGCTGGCAGTCCGTCCTGCGGGTCTCGGCCGACGGCACCCAGGCCCTCGTGGTCCTGCACGCCTTCGCCGACCCCGGCGGCTCCCCGACCGTCGACCTGCCGCTCGGCCACTGGACGGTGTCGGGCGCCCTCGGCTCGCCGCTGTCCGTGGCCGGGACCCGGCTGCGGTGGCAGTCACCGCAGCCGTGGACCGGGGCGGTCGCGTTGCTCTCATGCTGA
- a CDS encoding Clp protease N-terminal domain-containing protein has protein sequence MTNQIRLDDLIDAIKKVHTDALDQLSDAVIAADHLGDVADHLIGHFVDQARRSGASWTDIGRSMGVSKQAAQKRFVPKAPGPGELSENDLDPSQGFSRYTPRARKVVVAAQEEARTASNAEITPEHLVLGLLSEPDGLGAKAILAQGVTFDTVRQTVTAALPPAAEQLPALIPFDQGAKKALELTFREALRMGHNYVGTEHILLALLEQEDGTGVLADLGIDKAAASENVTAALAALSD, from the coding sequence ATGACGAACCAGATCCGGCTCGACGACCTCATCGACGCCATCAAGAAGGTCCACACCGACGCTCTCGACCAGCTCTCGGACGCCGTCATCGCCGCCGACCACCTCGGCGACGTGGCCGACCACCTCATCGGCCACTTCGTCGACCAGGCCCGCCGCTCCGGCGCCTCCTGGACCGACATCGGCCGCAGCATGGGCGTCAGCAAGCAGGCCGCCCAGAAGCGCTTCGTCCCCAAGGCCCCCGGCCCCGGCGAGCTCTCCGAGAACGACCTCGACCCGAGCCAGGGGTTCAGCCGCTACACCCCGCGCGCCCGCAAGGTCGTCGTGGCCGCCCAGGAAGAAGCCCGTACGGCGAGCAACGCCGAGATCACCCCCGAGCACCTCGTCCTCGGCCTCCTCAGCGAACCCGACGGTCTCGGCGCCAAGGCGATCCTCGCCCAGGGCGTCACCTTCGACACCGTCCGGCAGACCGTCACCGCCGCCCTCCCGCCGGCCGCCGAGCAGTTGCCCGCCCTCATCCCCTTCGACCAAGGGGCCAAGAAGGCGCTCGAACTCACCTTCCGCGAGGCCCTGCGCATGGGCCACAACTACGTCGGCACCGAGCACATCCTGCTCGCCCTGCTGGAACAGGAGGACGGCACCGGCGTCCTCGCCGACCTCGGCATCGACAAGGCCGCCGCCTCGGAGAACGTCACCGCCGCACTGGCCGCTCTCAGCGACTAG
- a CDS encoding S53 family peptidase — protein MRTTPPTRRFRRVGAAVVATAALVLTAFGSAGPADARTTVAKVTPSVTWAKACSTPKAGYAACNAKRVTGGVTEYMADKAFKKGVTPKAADATTPSGFGPTNLWSAYGLTSAAASNGAGETIAIVDAYNDPNAEADLAVYRSYYGLSACTTANGCFKKVSQTGSTTSLPAGNTGWAEEISLDLDMASAICPLCNILLVEATSASYANLGTAENEAVTLGAKFVSNSYGGSESSAETTYDTSYYKHAGVAITVSSGDSAYGTEYPATSQYVTAVGGTKLATSSTTRGWTETVWKTSSTEGTGSGCSSYETKPSWQTDTSCTKRMEADVSAVADPATGVSVYDSYGITAGWYTFGGTSVSAPIIAGVYALAGTPTSGTYPAQYPYDYAGTSSLNDVTSGNNGTCTVSYYCTAATGYDGPTGWGTPEGIAAFAP, from the coding sequence TTGCGCACCACACCCCCCACCAGACGGTTCCGCCGCGTCGGCGCGGCCGTTGTCGCCACGGCAGCGCTTGTCCTCACCGCCTTCGGTTCCGCCGGCCCTGCCGACGCGAGGACCACGGTCGCCAAGGTCACCCCCAGCGTCACCTGGGCCAAGGCCTGCTCGACCCCCAAGGCCGGCTACGCGGCCTGCAACGCCAAGCGCGTCACCGGCGGCGTCACCGAGTACATGGCGGACAAGGCGTTCAAGAAGGGCGTCACCCCCAAGGCCGCCGACGCCACCACCCCCTCCGGCTTCGGGCCGACGAACCTGTGGTCCGCGTACGGGCTGACCTCGGCTGCCGCGTCCAACGGCGCCGGTGAGACGATCGCCATCGTCGACGCCTACAACGACCCCAACGCCGAGGCGGACCTGGCCGTTTACCGCTCGTACTACGGTCTGTCGGCCTGCACGACGGCCAACGGCTGCTTCAAGAAGGTGAGCCAGACCGGCTCCACCACCTCCCTCCCCGCCGGCAACACCGGCTGGGCCGAGGAGATCTCCCTCGACCTCGACATGGCCAGCGCGATCTGCCCGCTGTGCAACATTCTTCTGGTCGAGGCGACTTCCGCCAGCTACGCCAACCTCGGCACGGCCGAGAACGAGGCCGTGACGCTCGGCGCGAAGTTCGTCTCCAACAGCTACGGCGGCTCGGAGTCCTCCGCCGAGACCACCTACGACACCAGCTACTACAAGCACGCCGGCGTCGCGATCACCGTCTCCTCCGGTGACTCCGCCTACGGCACCGAGTACCCGGCCACCTCCCAGTACGTCACCGCGGTCGGCGGCACCAAGCTGGCCACCTCCTCCACCACCCGCGGCTGGACCGAGACGGTCTGGAAGACCAGCAGCACCGAGGGCACCGGCTCCGGCTGCTCCTCGTACGAGACCAAGCCGAGCTGGCAGACCGACACCAGCTGCACCAAGCGCATGGAGGCCGACGTCTCCGCCGTCGCTGACCCGGCCACCGGTGTCTCGGTCTACGACTCCTACGGCATCACCGCCGGCTGGTACACCTTCGGCGGCACCAGCGTCTCCGCGCCGATCATCGCCGGCGTCTACGCCCTGGCCGGCACCCCGACCAGCGGCACCTACCCCGCGCAGTACCCCTACGACTACGCGGGCACCTCGTCCCTCAACGATGTGACCAGCGGCAACAACGGCACCTGCACCGTGTCCTACTACTGCACCGCCGCCACCGGCTACGACGGCCCGACCGGCTGGGGCACCCCCGAGGGGATCGCGGCCTTCGCGCCCTGA
- a CDS encoding kelch motif-containing protein encodes MRYRPSPQLRKTALGATALVALAGLNAPAAVGFAERQYHQYKINQPRYKALYGHWDLVDVPQEFRINAIHAALLHTGKVLLIAGSGNDQRNFDAGRFQSVLWDPSDNSFKEVDTPKDMFCSGHAQLPDGRLLVAGGTARYEKLGGDVTRAGGAMLIKNEDPDKPRLLRKGTVFVGASGRAYRSLFDVLVPRATKKVYAPKAKRKAAVKVTASQARVYVEATVHGEKGISNTADQYAIAGLKGKDADNVYGLAAKLGLDKKDFQGLREAYEFDPVAERYITVDSMAEARWYPTLVTLKDGRVLAVSGLDDMGEIIPGRNEIFDPKTRKWSKGPDRYFPTYPALFLTQGGDLFYSGSNAGYGPADQGRVPGIWNLEKNTFAPVPGLSQAGRTETSASVLLPPAQRQRVMLLGGGGVGESHASTARTAVVDLKAKKPVYMDGPELPEGTRYLNAVLTPDDTVFTSGGSHDYRGKRASDILKAQFYDPATNAFSEAAAPTVGRDYHSEALLLPDGRIAVFGSNPLFADKDDTQPGVFEQRIEVYTPPYLFGDQSARPRLARHALTVGRGGTAVLDAADASAVAKARLMRPSAVTHATDVEQRSIELTVTRKGDALSVRIPDDPTLVPSGWYMLFVTNAKGVPSQAQWVHVS; translated from the coding sequence GTGAGGTACCGCCCCAGCCCGCAGCTCCGCAAGACCGCGCTCGGTGCCACCGCGCTCGTCGCCCTGGCCGGGCTCAACGCCCCGGCGGCGGTCGGGTTCGCCGAACGCCAATACCACCAGTACAAGATCAACCAGCCCAGGTACAAGGCGCTGTACGGCCACTGGGACCTGGTGGACGTGCCACAGGAGTTCCGGATCAACGCCATTCACGCGGCCCTGCTGCACACCGGCAAGGTGCTGCTGATCGCGGGCTCCGGGAACGACCAGCGCAACTTCGACGCGGGCAGGTTCCAGAGCGTCCTGTGGGACCCGTCGGACAACTCCTTCAAGGAGGTCGACACCCCCAAGGACATGTTCTGCTCCGGCCACGCCCAACTGCCCGACGGCAGGCTGCTGGTGGCCGGCGGCACCGCCCGCTACGAGAAGCTCGGCGGCGACGTCACCCGGGCGGGCGGCGCCATGCTGATCAAGAACGAGGACCCGGACAAGCCCCGGCTGCTGCGCAAGGGCACGGTCTTCGTGGGCGCCTCGGGACGGGCCTACCGCTCGCTGTTCGACGTCCTGGTGCCGCGCGCCACCAAGAAGGTCTACGCGCCCAAGGCCAAGCGCAAGGCCGCGGTCAAGGTCACCGCGAGCCAGGCCCGGGTGTACGTGGAGGCGACCGTCCACGGCGAGAAGGGCATCAGCAACACCGCCGACCAGTACGCGATCGCCGGCCTCAAGGGCAAGGACGCCGACAACGTCTACGGGCTCGCCGCCAAGCTCGGCCTGGACAAGAAGGACTTCCAGGGGCTGCGGGAGGCGTACGAGTTCGACCCCGTCGCCGAGCGCTACATCACCGTCGACTCCATGGCCGAGGCCCGCTGGTACCCGACGCTGGTGACGCTCAAGGACGGCCGGGTGCTGGCCGTGTCCGGCCTGGACGACATGGGCGAGATCATCCCCGGCAGGAACGAGATCTTCGACCCGAAGACCCGCAAGTGGTCCAAGGGCCCCGACCGCTACTTCCCCACCTACCCCGCGCTCTTCCTCACCCAGGGCGGCGACCTCTTCTACTCCGGCTCCAACGCGGGATACGGCCCGGCCGACCAGGGCCGCGTCCCCGGCATCTGGAACCTGGAGAAGAACACCTTCGCCCCGGTGCCCGGGCTGAGCCAGGCCGGCCGCACCGAGACCTCGGCCTCGGTGCTGCTGCCCCCGGCGCAGCGGCAGCGCGTCATGCTGCTCGGCGGGGGAGGGGTCGGCGAGTCCCACGCGTCCACGGCGCGCACGGCGGTCGTCGACCTCAAGGCGAAGAAGCCGGTCTACATGGACGGGCCCGAACTCCCGGAGGGGACGCGGTATCTGAACGCCGTGCTCACCCCGGACGACACCGTCTTCACCAGCGGCGGCTCGCACGACTACCGGGGCAAGAGGGCCAGCGACATCCTCAAGGCCCAGTTCTACGACCCGGCGACCAACGCCTTCAGCGAGGCGGCGGCCCCGACGGTGGGCCGGGACTACCACTCCGAGGCGCTGCTGCTGCCCGACGGCCGGATCGCGGTCTTCGGCTCCAACCCGCTCTTCGCCGACAAGGACGACACCCAGCCCGGTGTCTTCGAGCAGCGCATCGAGGTCTACACGCCGCCCTATCTGTTCGGTGACCAGTCCGCCCGGCCCCGGCTGGCCCGGCACGCGCTGACGGTCGGGCGCGGCGGCACGGCAGTGCTCGACGCCGCCGACGCCTCGGCGGTCGCCAAGGCCCGGCTGATGCGGCCGAGCGCGGTCACCCACGCCACGGATGTCGAGCAGCGCTCGATCGAGCTGACCGTGACGCGTAAGGGCGACGCGCTGTCGGTGCGGATCCCGGACGACCCGACGCTGGTGCCCAGCGGCTGGTACATGCTCTTCGTCACGAACGCGAAGGGGGTTCCGTCGCAGGCCCAGTGGGTGCATGTGAGCTGA
- a CDS encoding EI24 domain-containing protein has protein sequence MRDLAAGIRHLADGQRWVLRHGRWFGFGLLPALITLVGYAAALVVLAFWADDATTWATPFADGWSSPWQGLFRGLLTAVLFGGGLLLAVLTFAAVTLLVGQPFYESLAERVDVTEGGAPDAPDIPLWRELWLSLRDSLRVLVRVVAWGIALFALGFIPFVGQTVVPVVGFCVSGFFLALELTAVAFQRREVPLRERLRLLRGRMMLTLGFGVPLVLLFLVPLLAVFAMPGAVAGATLLVRDLLPAQEETPEPVPAPGLPDFRKD, from the coding sequence ATGCGAGATCTTGCGGCAGGCATACGACACCTGGCGGACGGCCAGCGCTGGGTCCTCCGGCACGGCCGGTGGTTCGGCTTCGGACTGCTGCCCGCCCTGATCACCCTCGTCGGCTACGCCGCCGCCCTGGTCGTGCTCGCCTTCTGGGCCGACGACGCCACCACCTGGGCCACCCCCTTCGCCGACGGCTGGAGCTCCCCCTGGCAGGGCCTCTTCCGCGGCCTGCTCACCGCCGTGCTCTTCGGCGGCGGCCTGCTGCTCGCGGTGCTCACCTTCGCCGCGGTGACCCTGCTGGTCGGCCAGCCCTTCTACGAGTCCCTCGCCGAGCGGGTCGACGTGACGGAGGGCGGCGCCCCGGACGCCCCCGACATACCGCTGTGGCGGGAGCTGTGGCTGTCGCTGCGGGACAGCCTGCGGGTGCTGGTGCGCGTGGTGGCGTGGGGCATCGCGCTCTTCGCCCTGGGCTTCATCCCGTTCGTCGGCCAGACCGTCGTGCCCGTCGTCGGCTTCTGCGTATCGGGGTTCTTCCTCGCCCTGGAGCTCACCGCGGTCGCCTTCCAGCGCCGCGAGGTGCCGCTGCGCGAGCGCCTGCGGCTGCTGCGCGGGCGGATGATGCTCACCCTCGGCTTCGGTGTGCCGCTGGTGCTGCTCTTCCTGGTGCCGCTGCTCGCCGTGTTCGCGATGCCGGGTGCGGTGGCCGGCGCGACCCTCCTCGTACGGGATCTGCTGCCGGCGCAGGAGGAAACCCCGGAGCCGGTACCTGCTCCGGGGCTGCCCGACTTCCGTAAGGACTGA
- a CDS encoding glycoside hydrolase family 30 protein, with product MYRSMLAALAVTATLLTAAPASARPAGGTVDFSHHLQSIDGFGFSQAFQRASLIHGAQGLTPEHQREVLDLLLSTRTGAGLSILRLGIGSSTDTVYDHMPTIEPTDPGGPEATPTYVWDGDDGGQVWLAQEARAYGVRRFYADAWSAPAFMKDNGSDTGGGALLPQWRPAYAAYLRQYAAFYAQEGIRVTDLGFTNEPDLATSYASMRFTPDQAVAMVKALGPALHGTGIKIACCDAAGWDQQAPFSAAIEADPVADHYVATHTGHPYISDSDHPLPTDNPVWMSEWSPNGSTWNETWDDGSAYDGISVAQQIDRTLTDAGASAYIYWFGASLGATRGLIQLDGPGYHISKRLWALAAYSRFIRPGAVRVAASAADPAVQVSAFRNRDGSRVIELLNTGTDAVSSTYAVGGGHGSVYLTDGDHSLARTGAAAVHGGTLAVQLPARSLTTVVLR from the coding sequence GTGTACAGATCCATGCTCGCCGCACTCGCGGTCACGGCCACGCTCCTGACGGCCGCCCCGGCCTCGGCGCGACCGGCCGGCGGTACGGTCGACTTCTCCCACCACCTCCAGTCCATCGACGGCTTCGGCTTCTCCCAGGCCTTCCAGCGCGCCTCCCTCATCCACGGCGCGCAGGGCCTCACCCCGGAGCACCAACGCGAGGTCCTCGACCTCCTCCTGAGCACCCGCACCGGCGCCGGCCTGAGCATCCTCCGCCTCGGCATCGGCTCCTCCACCGACACCGTCTACGACCACATGCCCACCATCGAGCCCACCGATCCCGGCGGCCCCGAGGCCACCCCCACGTACGTCTGGGACGGCGACGACGGCGGCCAGGTCTGGCTGGCCCAGGAGGCCAGGGCCTACGGCGTCAGGCGCTTCTACGCCGACGCCTGGTCCGCCCCCGCCTTCATGAAGGACAACGGCAGCGACACGGGCGGCGGCGCCCTGCTGCCGCAGTGGCGCCCCGCCTACGCGGCCTACCTGCGGCAATACGCGGCCTTCTACGCCCAGGAGGGCATCCGCGTCACCGACCTCGGCTTCACCAACGAGCCGGATCTCGCCACCTCCTACGCCTCCATGCGCTTCACCCCCGACCAGGCCGTCGCCATGGTCAAGGCCCTCGGCCCCGCCCTCCACGGCACCGGCATCAAGATCGCCTGCTGCGACGCCGCCGGCTGGGACCAGCAGGCCCCCTTCTCCGCCGCGATCGAAGCGGACCCGGTCGCCGACCACTACGTGGCCACCCACACCGGTCACCCCTACATTTCCGACTCCGACCATCCCCTCCCCACCGACAACCCCGTCTGGATGTCCGAATGGAGCCCCAACGGCTCCACCTGGAACGAGACCTGGGACGACGGCTCCGCCTACGACGGCATCTCCGTCGCCCAGCAGATCGACCGCACCCTCACCGACGCCGGCGCCTCCGCCTACATCTACTGGTTCGGCGCCTCCCTCGGCGCCACCCGCGGCCTCATCCAGCTCGACGGCCCCGGCTACCACATCTCCAAGCGCCTCTGGGCACTCGCCGCCTACAGCCGCTTCATCCGGCCCGGCGCGGTGCGCGTCGCCGCGTCCGCGGCGGACCCGGCGGTCCAGGTCAGCGCATTCCGCAACCGTGACGGCAGCCGCGTGATCGAACTCCTCAACACCGGTACGGACGCGGTCTCCTCGACGTACGCCGTCGGCGGCGGCCACGGCTCCGTCTACCTCACGGACGGCGACCATTCCCTCGCCCGCACAGGCGCCGCCGCCGTGCACGGCGGCACACTCGCCGTCCAGCTGCCGGCCCGTTCGCTGACAACGGTCGTGCTGCGCTGA
- the arfA gene encoding arabinosylfuranosidase ArfA, with protein MSRTAARFALDPAFSVGDVDPRLFGSFVEHLGRCVYTGIYEPGHPTADAEGLRQDVLELVRELGTTAIRYPGGNFVSGFKWEDGVGPKDERPRRLDLAWKSTETNRFGLSEFIDFLRKIDGEPMLAVNLGTRGVQEALDLQEYANHPSGTALSDQRVAHGDKDPFGIRLWCLGNEMDGDWQTGHKTAEEYGRVAAETARAMRQQDWADDLKLVACGSSAQSMPTFAAWESTVLQHTYDLVDYISLHAYYEEKDGDRDSFLASAVDMESFIENVVATCDHVGARLKSKKKIGLSFDEWNVWYQSRPNPHQVEDWQEAPRILEDVYSVTDAVVFGSLLIALLRHADRVTVACLAQLVNVIAPIMTEPGGPAWRQTTFYPFAQASRYGRGRVLQVNVDSPVHETRAFGEVALLHATAVIDDATGAVTVFAVNRSQTESLPLEIGLRGLSADRVVEHSVLADEDPDAVNSLQDPDRVTPHPVDGTVIGADGTLRATLEPLSWNVIRLA; from the coding sequence ATGTCCCGCACCGCTGCTCGTTTCGCCCTCGACCCCGCCTTCTCCGTAGGCGACGTCGACCCGCGCCTGTTCGGGTCCTTCGTCGAGCACCTCGGCCGCTGCGTCTACACCGGCATCTACGAGCCGGGCCACCCCACCGCCGACGCGGAGGGCCTGCGCCAGGACGTCCTGGAGCTGGTCCGGGAGCTCGGGACCACCGCCATCCGCTATCCCGGCGGTAACTTCGTGTCCGGCTTCAAGTGGGAGGACGGCGTCGGCCCGAAGGACGAGCGGCCGCGCCGCCTGGACCTGGCCTGGAAGTCCACCGAGACCAACCGGTTCGGGCTGAGCGAGTTCATCGACTTCCTCCGGAAGATCGACGGCGAGCCGATGCTCGCCGTCAACCTCGGGACCAGGGGCGTCCAGGAGGCCCTGGACCTCCAGGAGTACGCCAACCACCCGTCCGGCACCGCGCTGTCCGACCAGCGCGTCGCGCACGGCGACAAGGACCCCTTCGGCATCCGCCTGTGGTGCCTGGGCAACGAGATGGACGGTGACTGGCAGACCGGCCACAAGACCGCCGAGGAGTACGGCCGGGTCGCCGCCGAGACCGCCCGCGCCATGCGCCAGCAGGACTGGGCGGACGACCTCAAGCTGGTCGCGTGCGGCAGCAGCGCCCAGAGCATGCCCACCTTCGCCGCCTGGGAGTCGACGGTGCTGCAGCACACGTACGACCTGGTCGACTACATCTCGCTGCACGCCTACTACGAGGAGAAGGACGGCGACCGCGACTCCTTCCTGGCCTCGGCCGTGGACATGGAGTCCTTCATCGAGAACGTCGTCGCCACCTGCGACCACGTCGGTGCCCGGCTGAAGTCGAAGAAGAAGATCGGCCTCTCTTTCGACGAGTGGAACGTCTGGTACCAGAGCCGGCCCAACCCGCACCAGGTCGAGGACTGGCAGGAGGCCCCGCGCATCCTGGAGGACGTCTACTCCGTCACCGACGCCGTCGTCTTCGGCTCGCTGCTGATCGCCCTGCTCCGGCACGCCGACCGGGTCACCGTCGCCTGCCTCGCCCAGCTGGTCAACGTCATCGCCCCGATCATGACCGAGCCCGGCGGCCCGGCCTGGCGGCAGACCACCTTCTACCCCTTCGCCCAGGCGAGCCGCTACGGCCGCGGCCGCGTCCTGCAGGTCAACGTCGACAGCCCGGTCCACGAGACCCGGGCCTTCGGCGAGGTGGCGCTGCTGCACGCCACCGCCGTCATCGACGACGCGACGGGCGCGGTCACCGTCTTCGCCGTCAATCGCAGCCAGACCGAGTCCCTCCCCCTGGAGATCGGCCTGCGCGGTCTGTCGGCCGACCGGGTCGTCGAGCACTCCGTACTGGCCGACGAGGACCCGGACGCCGTCAACAGCCTTCAGGACCCGGACCGGGTCACCCCCCACCCGGTGGACGGCACGGTGATCGGCGCGGACGGCACGCTGCGGGCCACGCTCGAGCCGCTGTCGTGGAACGTGATCCGGCTCGCCTGA
- a CDS encoding intradiol ring-cleavage dioxygenase, whose translation MTDTPTPQDAAHSRRSILAAGTTAAAVIGLGAAGLTSASTGAAAAAPAAAEAAEAAPAAAAAVCTLFSEVTEGPYYLDVALVRSDVTEGKAGLKLVLNLTVVDSSTCAVLPNALVEIWHCDALGEYSGFVGANGHSEADDGTFLRGGVLTNSSGLATITTIYPGWYRGRAIHIHLKVHTGVTVSNGKYTGGTVVNTGQLFFNETVTTAVAKISPYSTNTVTRTTLSQDSIYGGGGAQDGLLTLSGSTSAGYTGTLTLGVDS comes from the coding sequence ATGACAGACACCCCCACACCGCAGGACGCGGCGCACAGCCGCCGCAGCATCCTCGCCGCCGGCACCACCGCGGCGGCAGTCATCGGCCTCGGCGCCGCCGGTCTCACCTCCGCGTCAACGGGAGCCGCCGCCGCGGCCCCGGCAGCCGCGGAGGCCGCGGAGGCCGCTCCGGCGGCGGCCGCGGCCGTGTGCACGCTGTTCTCCGAGGTCACCGAGGGCCCCTACTACCTCGATGTCGCTCTCGTCCGGTCGGACGTGACGGAGGGCAAGGCGGGCCTGAAGCTCGTACTCAACCTCACGGTCGTCGACAGCAGTACGTGCGCGGTCCTGCCCAACGCCCTGGTCGAGATCTGGCACTGCGACGCGCTCGGCGAGTACTCCGGGTTCGTCGGCGCCAACGGCCACAGCGAGGCGGACGACGGCACCTTCCTCCGGGGCGGCGTGCTGACCAACTCCAGCGGCCTGGCGACGATCACCACGATCTACCCGGGCTGGTACCGGGGCCGGGCCATCCACATCCACCTCAAGGTGCACACCGGCGTCACCGTCTCCAACGGCAAGTACACCGGCGGAACGGTGGTCAACACCGGCCAGCTGTTCTTCAACGAGACGGTGACCACAGCGGTCGCCAAGATCTCCCCGTACTCGACGAACACGGTCACCCGCACCACGCTCAGCCAGGACAGCATCTACGGCGGCGGAGGCGCCCAGGACGGCCTGCTGACCCTCAGCGGCTCCACCAGCGCCGGCTACACCGGGACGCTGACGCTCGGCGTCGACAGCTGA